A genomic window from Elaeis guineensis isolate ETL-2024a chromosome 3, EG11, whole genome shotgun sequence includes:
- the LOC140856709 gene encoding E3 ubiquitin-protein ligase At1g12760-like isoform X2, with protein MEQPANTNEHEHIIDISRGGSASTSQSHGYDQNDLDELHHEDWPSTSPPALVSETSAVSPTVPNSRNASLTRSDNYGRRRRSPLNSGLWISIELVVNVSQIIAAIIVLSLSRHEHPRAPLFAWIVGYTAGCVATLPHLYWRYIYRNRHSSEQDSANSLQNSSQNIRPESTPYTSISITQPSEGENDHSSAPVSHGQSILTASPRINALVDHFKMALDCFFAVWFVVGNVWIFGGRSSSHDAPNLYGLCIVFLTFSCIGYAMPFILCAMICCCLPCIISIMGFREDMSHNRGATSESINALPTYKFKLKRLQNGDESEINSENQGNGGILAAGTDKERMISAEDAVCCICLANYVNNDELRELPCTHHFHMECVDKWLKINALCPLCKSEVGSSTDSSGTDSGYHHGDRRVGNSAEPQQGLQ; from the exons ATGGAGCAACCAGCTAACACTAATGAACATGAACACATAATCGATATATCAAGGGGTGGTTCTGCTTCCACATCACAATCTCATGGGTATGACCAAAACGACTTGGATGAATTGCATCATGAAGATTGGCCTTCAACAAGCCCACCAGCTCTGGTCTCTGAAACATCTGCAGTGTCGCCTACGGTACCTAATTCAAGAAATGCATCATTGACTAGAAGTGATAATTATGGTCGCCGTCGTAGAAGCCCTCTGAATTCTGGTTTGTGGATTTCGATTGAGCTTGTTGTTAATGTGAGCCAAATTATTGCAGCTATCATAGTTCTCTCCTTGTCAAGACATGAGCATCCAAGAGCTCCATTGTTTGCATGGATCGTAGGTTATACAGCAGGCTGTGTTGCTACTCTTCCTCATCTTTATTGGCGTTACATTTATCGCAACAGACACAGCTCTGAGCAAGATTCCGCTAATTCACTTCAGAATTCTTCTCAGAACATCCGTCCTGAATCTACTCCTTATACATCCATTTCTATTACTCAACCCTCAGAAGGTGAAAATGACCATAGCAGTGCTCCTGTCTCACACGGGCAAAGTATCCTAACTGCAAGTCCAAG GATAAATGCTTTAGTTGACCATTTCAAGATGGCCTTAGATTGCTTCTTTGCTGTGTGGTTTGTTGTTGGAAATGTGTGGATATTTGGTGGGCGCTCATCTTCTCATGATGCTCCTAACCTGTACGG GTTATGTATTGTTTTCCTTACGTTCAGCTGTATTGGGTATGCTATGCCATTCATTCTTTGTGCTATGATATGTTGCTGCTTGCCTTGCATTATATCTATCATGGGCTTTAGAGAGGATATGAGTCACAACAGAGGTGCTACCTCAGAATCAATTAATGCACTACCAACCTACAAGTTCAAATTAAAGCGACTGCAAAATGGAGATGAGAGTGAAATTAACTCAGAAAATCAAGGCAATGGTGGGATCCTGGCTGCTGGTACCGACAAGGAGCGCATGATTTCTGCAGAGGATGCT GTTTGTTGCATCTGCCTGGCAAATTATGTAAATAATGATGAGCTCCGTGAGCTTCCATGTACCCACCATTTCCACATGGAATGTGTGGACAAATGGCTAAAGATAAACGCATTGTGCCCCCTATGCAAGTCTGAAGTAGGGAGCTCCACAGACTCTTCAGGGACAGACTCCGGATATCATCACGGTGACAGGAGGGTGGGGAATAGTGCGGAGCCGCAACAAGGATTGCAGTAG
- the LOC105040259 gene encoding non-specific lipid transfer protein GPI-anchored 14 — MALAKSSILLLLLLLSTVPAPCPATLEEDEKECADQLQNLASCVPYASGSAPKPTPECCADAEKLRASQPKCLCVLIVESTDPSLALPINTTLALHMPAACNSDAKVSNCPSILKLNPSSPEAKIFRDATASTSPSSAASSSSGSSDAGPASSGESGSKTAPTNGGGGLESFVGAGVASLVVWSAVLFI, encoded by the exons ATGGCCTTGGCCAAGTCCTCCATTCTGCTTTTGTTGCTGCTCCTGTCGACGGTGCCAGCTCCATGCCCTGCGACGCTGGAGGAGGACGAGAAGGAGTGCGCGGACCAGCTGCAGAATCTGGCATCGTGCGTGCCGTACGCGAGCGGGAGCGCGCCGAAGCCCACGCCGGAGTGCTGCGCGGACGCGGAGAAGCTGAGGGCCAGCCAGCCCAAGTGCCTGTGCGTGCTCATCGTGGAGAGCACCGATCCCTCCCTCGCCCTCCCCATCAACACCACCTTAGCTCTCCACATGCCCGCCGCCTGCAACAGCGACGCTAAAGTCTCCAACTGCCCCA GTATTCTGAAGCTGAATCCGAGCTCACCGGAAGCCAAGATATTTAGGGATGCGACGGCCTCGACGAGTCCTTCATCCGCTGCTTCCTCATCTTCGGGTTCTTCTGATGCGGGTCCGGCTTCTAGTGGGGAGTCGGGGTCTAAAACGGCACCTACTAATGGGGGAGGGGGACTGGAGAGCTTTGTGGGTGCAGGTGTTGCTAGTCTGGTGGTCTGGAGTGCAGTGCTTTTTATTTGA
- the LOC140856709 gene encoding E3 ubiquitin-protein ligase At1g12760-like isoform X1 codes for MLMAVPPLEPYSEGQTDRHPLLMEQPANTNEHEHIIDISRGGSASTSQSHGYDQNDLDELHHEDWPSTSPPALVSETSAVSPTVPNSRNASLTRSDNYGRRRRSPLNSGLWISIELVVNVSQIIAAIIVLSLSRHEHPRAPLFAWIVGYTAGCVATLPHLYWRYIYRNRHSSEQDSANSLQNSSQNIRPESTPYTSISITQPSEGENDHSSAPVSHGQSILTASPRINALVDHFKMALDCFFAVWFVVGNVWIFGGRSSSHDAPNLYGLCIVFLTFSCIGYAMPFILCAMICCCLPCIISIMGFREDMSHNRGATSESINALPTYKFKLKRLQNGDESEINSENQGNGGILAAGTDKERMISAEDAVCCICLANYVNNDELRELPCTHHFHMECVDKWLKINALCPLCKSEVGSSTDSSGTDSGYHHGDRRVGNSAEPQQGLQ; via the exons ATGTTGATGGCTGTTCCTCCTTTGGAGCCATACAGTGAAGGCCAAACTGACAGACATCCTTTGCTGATGGAGCAACCAGCTAACACTAATGAACATGAACACATAATCGATATATCAAGGGGTGGTTCTGCTTCCACATCACAATCTCATGGGTATGACCAAAACGACTTGGATGAATTGCATCATGAAGATTGGCCTTCAACAAGCCCACCAGCTCTGGTCTCTGAAACATCTGCAGTGTCGCCTACGGTACCTAATTCAAGAAATGCATCATTGACTAGAAGTGATAATTATGGTCGCCGTCGTAGAAGCCCTCTGAATTCTGGTTTGTGGATTTCGATTGAGCTTGTTGTTAATGTGAGCCAAATTATTGCAGCTATCATAGTTCTCTCCTTGTCAAGACATGAGCATCCAAGAGCTCCATTGTTTGCATGGATCGTAGGTTATACAGCAGGCTGTGTTGCTACTCTTCCTCATCTTTATTGGCGTTACATTTATCGCAACAGACACAGCTCTGAGCAAGATTCCGCTAATTCACTTCAGAATTCTTCTCAGAACATCCGTCCTGAATCTACTCCTTATACATCCATTTCTATTACTCAACCCTCAGAAGGTGAAAATGACCATAGCAGTGCTCCTGTCTCACACGGGCAAAGTATCCTAACTGCAAGTCCAAG GATAAATGCTTTAGTTGACCATTTCAAGATGGCCTTAGATTGCTTCTTTGCTGTGTGGTTTGTTGTTGGAAATGTGTGGATATTTGGTGGGCGCTCATCTTCTCATGATGCTCCTAACCTGTACGG GTTATGTATTGTTTTCCTTACGTTCAGCTGTATTGGGTATGCTATGCCATTCATTCTTTGTGCTATGATATGTTGCTGCTTGCCTTGCATTATATCTATCATGGGCTTTAGAGAGGATATGAGTCACAACAGAGGTGCTACCTCAGAATCAATTAATGCACTACCAACCTACAAGTTCAAATTAAAGCGACTGCAAAATGGAGATGAGAGTGAAATTAACTCAGAAAATCAAGGCAATGGTGGGATCCTGGCTGCTGGTACCGACAAGGAGCGCATGATTTCTGCAGAGGATGCT GTTTGTTGCATCTGCCTGGCAAATTATGTAAATAATGATGAGCTCCGTGAGCTTCCATGTACCCACCATTTCCACATGGAATGTGTGGACAAATGGCTAAAGATAAACGCATTGTGCCCCCTATGCAAGTCTGAAGTAGGGAGCTCCACAGACTCTTCAGGGACAGACTCCGGATATCATCACGGTGACAGGAGGGTGGGGAATAGTGCGGAGCCGCAACAAGGATTGCAGTAG